One part of the Kryptolebias marmoratus isolate JLee-2015 linkage group LG13, ASM164957v2, whole genome shotgun sequence genome encodes these proteins:
- the LOC108238054 gene encoding uncharacterized protein LOC108238054, with the protein MNRHKRRVTLRSDSKFPHKRDTPVKAAPRRREKFKRLVSSKHNCPTLLEEPEGDEMNDVTVKPGSQVRVSAVPVHRRSVSRLSRPAISEQPTNQAAPSVTPAYKKPGHQKVQQTAYLTHEVTPILKAFEDDDTPGSVISCSTELDSTLNSEEDDDEDADNHSLSSSTSLSSLPSPEIFRKESSVETTFPKKELLSVNLPIKNSTLLESSHAENIHMHHPPDLSNIIGDATTIPAEKNCEISHQKNLEKRSIIQPNSLKPEPVNNSLLRKTSPKPTGRKLILCKKKVWFKSPISTETFRAKRITPSASAARNTSESPGQTKLDPKASQTGESSSKSETSPLLVTLKRPAKTSSVTFFDFGSDNERDAFFQRMRKRSDTLRSFVIFPSRLDTKPSSQSACLL; encoded by the exons ATGAATCGACACAAGCGCCGTGTCACGCTTCGTAGCGACAGCAAGTTTCCCCATAAACGAGATACGCCCGTGAAAGCAGCACCGAGGCGTCGAGAAA AGTTTAAAAGACTTGTGTCCAGCAAACATAATTGTCCCACATTACTAGAGGAACCTGAAGGGGATGAGATGAATGACGTCACAGTTAAACCAGGAAGCCAAGTGAGG GTTAGTGCTGTGCCAGTTCACCGCAGATCTGTGTCGCGCCTGAGCAGGCCTGCAATTTCCGAACAACCAACAAACCAAGCCGCCCCGTCTGTTACACCTGCTTATAAAAAACCTGGCCACCAAAAAGTGCAACAAACAGCTTACCTAACCCACGAGGTGACTCCCATCCTCAAGGCTTTTGAAGACGATGATACTCCTGGTAGCGTAATATCTTGCAGCACAGAGCTGGACTCAACTCTAAATTcagaggaagatgatgatgaagatgctgACAACCATTCTTTGTCGTCCTCGACAAGCTTGAGCAGCTTGCCCTCCCCAGAGATCTTCAgaaaagaaagcagtg TGGAAACAACTTTTCCTAAGAAGGAGTTGCTGAGCGTAAATCTCCCCATTAAAAATTCCACCTTGTTGGAATCTAGTCATGCTGAGAACATCCACATGCATCATCCACCTGACCTTTCTAACATCATAG GAGACGCCACTACAATTCCTGCTGAAAAGAACTGTGAGATCAG CCATCagaaaaaccttgaaaagagGAGTATAATACAACCAAACTCGCTGAAACCAg AACCTGTAAACAATTCCCTCCTCAGGAAAACCTCACCGAAA CCCACTGGGAGAAAGCTTATTTTGTGTAAGAAGAAGGTCTGGTTTAAAAGCCCCATTTCTACGGAGACTTTCAGAGCCAAACGCATCACACCCTCCGCATCAGCCGCTCGGAACACCAGCGAGTCACCCGGCCAAACGAAGCTCGACCCAAAGGCATCCCAAACGGGTGAAAGCAGCTCTAAAAGTGAAACATCACCTCTTTTGGTGACTCTAAAAAGACCTGCGAAAACAAGCTCAGTCACGTTCTTTGACTTTGGCAGTGATAATGAAAGAGATGCCTTCTTTCAGAGGATGAGAAAAAGAAGTGACACGCTTAGAAGTTTTGTTATCTTTCCTTCCAGACTAGACACAAAACCCTCCAGTCAATCTGCTTGCTTATTATAA